The region CCGCTAATTTCATCTGTTCAACCTGAACAGTTAGACTCTTGGGAGCTTTCAGCCGCCCTTTGTGCTACAGGCCTCTTCTTTCACCGCAGCAGCGGTACCCAGGATATAGGGGCGGGAGACTTTCACTCTTACATTATCGGCAATTTCAAGGGTTACGACGGTATCAGTAATCCCGGTAACGGTTCCCTGGATTCCGCCACTTGAGACAACAACGTCACCTTTTTTGATATTTTTTAAAAACTCCTGATGCTCTTTGGCTTTTTTCTGCTGCGGTCTGATTAACAGGAAATAGAAAACGGCAAAGATCAATACAAGCGGCAAAAAAGACATAAATCCTTGTTGTGATGGTGCTGCTCCGGCAGCATGGGCAATACTTGCAAACATGGTTACTCCTCCAAATAAAATTTTCCCACGTCAACAATAACGAAGTCTCCAGTTTGCTGTTACTCGTCAGTGTGCGGTCGTGGCTAATAAACGGTACTAAAAACAACTACCTAATCTTCCCGCCTCGCATAAAACTGC is a window of Desulfobulbaceae bacterium DNA encoding:
- the yajC gene encoding preprotein translocase subunit YajC produces the protein MFASIAHAAGAAPSQQGFMSFLPLVLIFAVFYFLLIRPQQKKAKEHQEFLKNIKKGDVVVSSGGIQGTVTGITDTVVTLEIADNVRVKVSRPYILGTAAAVKEEACSTKGG